The following coding sequences are from one Selenomonas sputigena ATCC 35185 window:
- a CDS encoding HpcH/HpaI aldolase/citrate lyase family protein yields MQYKVGGLLYMPAYQENIVEKIRRQKNEHLTAICFCLEDAIGDMAVADAERVLRTNLAALKEVCKEEGRETPLLFVRVRTADHMEHFLDFVGAAGDILTGYVLPKVNLGNVEAYMELMRSVNDGAAKKRYLMPVLESPSIADIKSRAAVLGELKAIFDAHREYVLNIRVGGNDFSNLYGVRRSIAHTIYEVGVVRDILIDILNIFARDYIVSGPVWNYFGDDPAGAWAAGLKRELELDRLSGFIGKTVIHPAQLPFVFESLKAERADYEDAKMICGWQDEKAGVKKSWDGTRMNEVKTHAKWAKRVLTLAEIYGVKDDGAAAAAESKR; encoded by the coding sequence GGCAGAAAAATGAGCATCTGACGGCCATCTGCTTCTGTCTGGAGGACGCGATCGGCGATATGGCGGTCGCCGATGCCGAGCGAGTCCTGCGCACGAATCTCGCGGCGCTCAAGGAGGTCTGCAAAGAGGAGGGGCGCGAGACGCCGCTGCTCTTCGTGCGCGTGCGCACCGCCGATCACATGGAACATTTTCTCGACTTCGTGGGTGCGGCGGGCGACATTTTGACAGGCTACGTTCTGCCCAAGGTGAATCTCGGCAATGTAGAAGCCTACATGGAGCTGATGCGATCGGTCAATGACGGTGCGGCGAAGAAGCGCTACCTCATGCCCGTCCTCGAAAGTCCTTCCATCGCCGACATCAAGAGCCGCGCCGCCGTCCTCGGCGAGCTCAAGGCGATCTTCGACGCACACAGGGAATACGTGCTGAACATCCGCGTCGGAGGCAACGATTTCAGCAATCTCTACGGTGTGCGCCGCTCGATCGCGCACACGATCTACGAGGTCGGCGTCGTGCGCGACATCCTCATCGACATTCTGAACATCTTCGCGCGTGACTACATCGTCTCCGGCCCCGTCTGGAATTACTTCGGCGACGATCCTGCGGGCGCGTGGGCGGCGGGACTCAAGAGGGAGCTGGAACTCGATCGCTTGAGCGGCTTCATCGGCAAGACGGTCATCCACCCCGCGCAGCTTCCTTTCGTCTTCGAGAGTCTGAAGGCGGAGCGCGCCGACTACGAGGATGCGAAGATGATCTGCGGTTGGCAGGACGAGAAGGCAGGCGTGAAGAAGAGCTGGGACGGCACGCGCATGAACGAGGTCAAGACGCATGCCAAGTGGGCAAAGCGCGTGCTGACGCTCGCGGAAATCTATGGCGTCAAGGATGATGGGGCGGCAGCCGCCGCCGAGAGCAAAAGGTAA
- a CDS encoding ATP-grasp domain-containing protein, translating to MRIWFNQWFSTAYHLIELMRAGSPGKFTFVGSSANPNALYRLVSDEWYTEPALPVSDEYVEYCLEFCKAHHIDIFFPRRALTLLSRYREEFLAAGTKLAVGSDYKIMRLLDDKAATYAFFEARDASLVPAHLIAGTYEEFCAAYESLRPHCARVCYKLTKDEGAETFRVIDDTLLRSGDVRRKPGMKLTWDMARTVVRGYDFSVPFMLMPYLEGQEISVDCLRTPGEEIIIPRFKTNHRYSEVRFDEEIVEKCRTMMNLLQIDVPINIQFKGDGEKYCLLEINPRMSGGLQLSCLATGINVPDIAVHQLLGEEKPWQYPDRQKVYRVANLETPKRLKA from the coding sequence ATGCGTATATGGTTCAACCAATGGTTCAGCACGGCCTACCATCTGATCGAGCTGATGCGGGCGGGATCGCCCGGAAAGTTCACGTTCGTCGGCTCAAGTGCCAATCCCAATGCACTCTATCGTCTCGTTTCCGACGAGTGGTATACGGAGCCTGCGCTTCCCGTCTCCGACGAGTATGTGGAATATTGTCTGGAATTCTGCAAGGCGCATCATATCGACATCTTCTTCCCGCGCCGCGCCCTGACGCTGCTCTCGCGCTATCGTGAGGAATTTCTTGCGGCGGGCACGAAGCTCGCCGTCGGCAGCGATTACAAGATCATGCGGCTCCTCGACGACAAGGCGGCGACGTACGCCTTCTTCGAGGCGCGTGACGCTTCCCTCGTGCCCGCGCATCTCATCGCCGGCACGTACGAGGAATTCTGCGCCGCCTACGAGAGCTTGCGCCCCCACTGCGCGCGCGTCTGCTACAAGCTCACGAAGGACGAGGGAGCTGAGACCTTCCGCGTCATCGACGATACGCTTCTGCGCTCGGGCGACGTGCGCCGCAAGCCCGGCATGAAGCTCACGTGGGACATGGCGCGCACGGTCGTCCGGGGCTACGACTTTTCCGTGCCCTTCATGCTCATGCCATACCTCGAAGGGCAGGAAATCAGCGTCGACTGCCTGCGGACGCCCGGCGAGGAGATCATCATCCCGCGCTTCAAGACGAACCACCGCTATTCGGAAGTCCGCTTCGATGAGGAGATCGTCGAGAAATGCCGCACGATGATGAACCTCCTGCAGATCGATGTGCCGATCAACATCCAGTTCAAGGGCGACGGGGAGAAGTACTGCCTGTTGGAAATCAACCCGCGCATGTCGGGCGGCTTGCAGCTCTCGTGCCTCGCGACGGGCATCAACGTGCCCGATATCGCCGTCCATCAGCTTCTCGGCGAGGAAAAGCCGTGGCAGTACCCCGATCGCCAAAAGGTCTATCGCGTGGCGAATCTTGAGACGCCGAAGCGGCTCAAGGCGTGA
- a CDS encoding phosphoribosyltransferase domain-containing protein, which produces MADAVLRVARRHRNEKRGYLLVNPLQGKHIPVAPHEALDLMEALGAKVKAAAPATRLVIGFAETATAIGAVVAKSLADACLYVQTTREELPSGVRTIEFLEEHSHAPEQRLAVDALEAQLAETDTVVFVDDEISTGRTLCNIVEQMKEELPALCEKRLVAASVLNRLTASDRERLLACGVECVALVELAPEDYEARAAAFQTRGAADCRVPSRHYPYRTLALGEHATPRTGVAIGDYTILWQGAGLVLAERIAWAKHESILVLGTEECMLPGLMVGRVLEQKGWQSVFFHATTRSPIGISEEAGYPIEAGWQVKSFYGDERATYIYNLRPYHHAVIVSDTAHEAHEAVESIARALRESGCTDIVYLMSRDE; this is translated from the coding sequence ATGGCAGACGCAGTGCTGCGCGTGGCGAGGCGGCACAGAAATGAAAAGCGCGGCTATCTGCTCGTCAACCCGCTGCAGGGAAAGCACATACCCGTCGCGCCGCATGAAGCGCTCGACCTCATGGAAGCGCTAGGCGCGAAGGTCAAGGCAGCCGCGCCCGCGACAAGGCTCGTCATCGGCTTCGCCGAAACGGCGACCGCCATCGGCGCCGTCGTCGCGAAGTCGCTCGCGGACGCGTGCCTCTACGTGCAGACGACGCGCGAGGAATTGCCGTCCGGCGTGCGCACGATCGAGTTTTTGGAGGAGCACAGCCATGCGCCCGAGCAGCGACTCGCCGTCGATGCGCTCGAAGCGCAGCTCGCTGAAACGGATACGGTCGTCTTCGTCGACGACGAGATCTCGACGGGCAGGACGCTCTGCAACATCGTCGAGCAGATGAAGGAGGAGCTGCCCGCGCTCTGCGAGAAGAGGCTCGTCGCGGCGTCCGTCCTGAACCGCCTGACTGCGTCCGATCGCGAGCGGCTCTTGGCGTGCGGCGTCGAGTGCGTCGCGCTCGTAGAGCTTGCGCCCGAAGACTACGAGGCGCGCGCGGCGGCGTTTCAAACGCGCGGGGCGGCGGACTGCCGCGTGCCGTCGCGACATTATCCCTATCGCACGCTTGCGCTCGGCGAGCACGCGACGCCGCGCACGGGCGTCGCGATCGGCGACTATACGATCCTCTGGCAGGGTGCCGGGCTCGTCCTCGCCGAGCGCATCGCTTGGGCGAAGCACGAGTCGATCCTCGTGCTCGGCACGGAGGAATGTATGCTGCCGGGCCTTATGGTCGGCAGGGTCTTGGAGCAGAAGGGCTGGCAGAGCGTCTTCTTCCATGCGACGACGCGAAGCCCCATCGGCATCTCGGAGGAAGCGGGCTATCCCATCGAAGCGGGCTGGCAGGTCAAGAGCTTCTACGGCGATGAGCGCGCGACGTACATCTACAACTTGCGGCCCTATCACCATGCCGTCATCGTCTCGGACACGGCGCACGAGGCGCATGAGGCGGTCGAGAGTATCGCCCGCGCCCTGCGCGAGAGCGGCTGCACGGACATCGTCTATCTGATGAGCCGCGACGAATGA
- a CDS encoding cysteine protease StiP family protein yields MMRKERAMFSTYKKDDVTILLKDITGKLDPLPTAEREKLIQSGRHYSEMLPLEYEPSEKYLKAYFDALSRYAEITAHAAASLAEKIYEEKGASAALVSLARAGTPIGILLKRYIKRRFGADVAHYTISIIRGRGIDKNAMAYILARHAPEALQFVDGWTGKGAIARELANDAAEFRGVSAGLAVLSDPAYVAEKCGTHEDFLIASSCLNSTVSGLLSRTVLRDDLIGEADFHGAAFYEELREKDLTYDFIEAVERRFPEEAPPVREEGAAHRSGLAEVERIAGDFGIRDINLVKPGIGEATRVLLRRLPWKLLVKSRTDEARLGHLYQLAKEKGVEIVEYPLENYLACGLIRSLADN; encoded by the coding sequence ATGATGAGGAAGGAGCGGGCGATGTTCAGTACATACAAGAAGGACGACGTGACGATCCTTTTGAAAGACATCACGGGAAAGCTCGACCCTCTGCCGACGGCAGAGAGGGAAAAGCTCATTCAGTCGGGCAGGCATTACTCGGAGATGCTGCCCTTGGAATACGAGCCGTCGGAAAAGTATTTGAAGGCGTACTTCGACGCGCTCTCGCGCTACGCCGAGATCACAGCTCATGCGGCGGCGAGTCTCGCCGAGAAGATTTATGAGGAGAAGGGCGCATCCGCCGCGCTCGTCTCGCTCGCCCGCGCGGGCACGCCCATCGGCATCTTGCTCAAGCGCTATATCAAGAGGCGCTTTGGCGCGGATGTCGCGCACTACACGATTTCCATCATTCGCGGCAGGGGCATCGACAAGAACGCCATGGCGTACATCCTCGCGCGTCACGCGCCCGAGGCTCTGCAGTTTGTCGACGGCTGGACGGGCAAGGGCGCGATCGCGCGCGAGCTCGCAAACGACGCGGCAGAGTTTCGCGGTGTGAGCGCGGGGCTTGCCGTCCTCTCCGATCCCGCCTATGTGGCGGAGAAATGCGGCACGCACGAGGACTTCCTCATCGCGAGTTCGTGCCTGAATTCGACGGTGTCGGGGCTTCTGAGCCGCACGGTGCTGCGTGATGATTTGATCGGCGAGGCGGACTTTCACGGCGCGGCCTTTTACGAAGAACTGCGCGAGAAGGATCTGACGTATGACTTCATCGAGGCGGTGGAAAGGCGCTTCCCCGAGGAAGCGCCGCCCGTGCGGGAGGAGGGCGCGGCGCATCGGTCGGGGCTTGCCGAGGTCGAGCGCATCGCGGGCGATTTCGGCATTCGCGACATCAACCTCGTGAAGCCCGGCATCGGTGAGGCGACGCGCGTCCTGCTGCGCCGCCTGCCGTGGAAACTTCTCGTCAAGAGCCGCACGGACGAAGCGCGGCTCGGTCATCTCTATCAACTGGCAAAGGAGAAAGGCGTCGAAATCGTAGAGTATCCGCTGGAAAATTATCTCGCATGCGGACTCATACGCTCGCTCGCCGACAACTGA
- a CDS encoding RpnC/YadD family protein, protein MAQGRQYQDTVFRAYMNDVDRLRDVAGALHGRTYASVERVRIVTLDGTFLSQMKNDISFLLAGRHLVFMEHQSTLNQNMPLRCLYYLCEQLRQYIPAKSLYQNKQIPLPRPEFHVFYTGSKDTLEMEQMRLSDAYMEGEGDIHLELKVTFHNIAYGSEKMLLRMSRPLHDYSFFLNCIKTNIAGGMERVRAIREAMRYCMEHDVMKEFLQEHESEVIDMVNFEWNQKDFEEAVREEGWEQGAAQGREEGREEEKSAFILGMLKEKLPLETIARVSKMSVERIQELGRMHSLL, encoded by the coding sequence ATGGCACAAGGCCGCCAATATCAAGACACGGTGTTCCGCGCGTATATGAATGACGTCGACCGTCTGAGAGATGTCGCAGGGGCGCTGCATGGAAGGACATATGCTTCTGTCGAGCGCGTGAGAATTGTGACGCTCGACGGAACATTTCTGTCACAAATGAAAAACGACATATCCTTTCTGCTAGCAGGCCGTCATTTGGTATTTATGGAGCATCAGAGCACGCTGAATCAGAATATGCCGTTGCGTTGCCTCTACTACCTCTGCGAACAGCTTCGCCAGTATATTCCGGCCAAAAGTTTGTACCAAAACAAGCAGATTCCCTTACCAAGGCCGGAGTTCCATGTGTTCTACACAGGCAGCAAGGATACGTTGGAAATGGAGCAAATGAGATTGTCTGATGCCTATATGGAAGGTGAAGGAGACATCCATTTGGAACTCAAGGTCACTTTTCACAACATTGCCTATGGAAGTGAAAAGATGTTGCTGCGTATGAGCCGGCCGCTTCACGATTACAGCTTTTTCCTAAATTGCATCAAAACCAATATCGCAGGAGGCATGGAGCGCGTGCGGGCGATTCGCGAAGCCATGCGATATTGCATGGAGCATGACGTCATGAAGGAGTTTTTGCAAGAGCACGAAAGCGAGGTCATCGACATGGTCAATTTCGAGTGGAATCAAAAAGATTTTGAAGAGGCTGTTCGCGAGGAAGGTTGGGAACAAGGTGCTGCTCAAGGTCGCGAGGAAGGTCGCGAGGAAGAAAAATCGGCCTTCATTCTCGGCATGCTGAAAGAGAAGCTGCCGCTGGAAACGATCGCGCGGGTGTCGAAAATGTCGGTGGAGCG